A single region of the Marinobacter salinisoli genome encodes:
- a CDS encoding XrtA/PEP-CTERM system exopolysaccharide export protein, with the protein MSRKFPLAAAVVLLSVALASGCVGPSASSRDQIQRALSVNTTTSVDEYLLGASDVVRVSVWRNEDLSIEVPVRPDGKISVPLVGDVQASGRTPQALAEDIEGSLARYIRQPQVSIVVTSMGSHEFSHRVRVTGAVEQPVSMPHRAGMTVLDIVLSAGGTTPFAALNKSMLYRKVGGEIVAIPIRLEDILSDGDVSTNYAIRPGDILSIPERSF; encoded by the coding sequence ATGTCACGGAAGTTCCCTCTCGCAGCTGCTGTCGTCCTGTTGTCGGTTGCGCTGGCATCAGGTTGTGTCGGTCCCTCGGCCTCTTCTCGGGATCAAATTCAGAGAGCCCTCAGTGTAAATACCACCACAAGCGTTGATGAATATCTGCTTGGTGCCAGTGATGTGGTGCGGGTTTCCGTTTGGCGCAACGAAGATCTGAGTATCGAAGTGCCGGTAAGGCCCGACGGGAAGATCAGTGTTCCACTGGTCGGTGATGTCCAGGCGAGCGGTCGCACGCCGCAGGCCTTGGCGGAAGACATTGAAGGCAGCCTCGCCAGGTACATTCGCCAGCCACAAGTCAGCATTGTCGTAACGTCCATGGGAAGCCACGAGTTCAGCCATCGGGTAAGGGTTACTGGTGCGGTTGAACAGCCGGTGTCTATGCCTCACCGAGCTGGCATGACGGTGCTCGATATCGTCCTTAGTGCGGGTGGAACAACACCGTTCGCCGCGCTGAACAAATCCATGCTGTACAGGAAAGTGGGTGGAGAAATCGTTGCCATTCCTATCCGGCTAGAGGACATCCTCAGCGATGGGGACGTGTCTACCAATTATGCAATCCGTCCCGGCGATATCCTCAGTATTCCTGAGCGGAGCTTTTAA
- a CDS encoding XrtA system polysaccharide chain length determinant: MAMPLSKLPSEVFREVGSRKWLALLIFVLVSFGVLLAGFLWPYKYTSETVIFIDDKNIIQPLMEGSAVTTEINDRASAAEELLWSRSVVEKIARDEDIFGEGAASVGQDKLEDRVAALRTNISVESRGDSYFSIAYKSQSPMRAFQIAQKTGQLFIEETSERKRTESRNAYDFINKQVKSYEVQLAAAEERLKQFLSENVEGTDDEANDRMANLRSQLELAEMEKSELETRARSLESELGRLNPMIVQGQSADAYQNRISALEEQLDNLRLKYHDTYPDIVILREQLAELRKQRTRAIEQGEPTQSLAGEAVANPVYQEIQSELSSTRANIQTVNTRILSYRRLLEEQADRMERIQGNNAQYAELTRDMEVNKEIYDDLLKRRERARVSMHLDVEGQGLNYRITEKAQFPLSATGPQFSMFAVAGIFLGLAAPFGLIAGLLQIDPRVRAREQLEEDVDIPVLVQLPEIKTPFEKRRDSRVTVMVGLLAVVAVVAYLAVAIAGMMGVIG; this comes from the coding sequence ATGGCAATGCCTCTCTCCAAGTTGCCAAGCGAAGTTTTTCGGGAAGTCGGTAGTCGAAAATGGCTTGCGCTGCTGATATTTGTACTCGTGAGTTTCGGTGTCCTGTTGGCCGGTTTTCTTTGGCCTTACAAATACACGTCTGAGACCGTTATTTTCATTGATGACAAGAACATCATTCAGCCCTTGATGGAGGGCAGTGCGGTAACCACGGAGATTAATGACCGGGCCTCCGCTGCGGAGGAACTGCTTTGGAGTCGAAGTGTCGTCGAAAAGATTGCCAGAGATGAGGATATCTTTGGGGAAGGCGCAGCCAGCGTTGGCCAAGACAAACTGGAAGACCGAGTCGCGGCTTTGCGAACCAATATTTCGGTTGAGTCGAGGGGTGACAGCTACTTCTCAATTGCCTACAAGTCCCAATCCCCAATGCGCGCATTTCAAATTGCACAGAAAACCGGGCAGCTCTTTATCGAAGAAACGAGTGAACGGAAGCGGACCGAGAGCAGAAATGCTTACGACTTCATCAACAAGCAGGTGAAGAGCTATGAAGTCCAACTCGCGGCCGCGGAAGAGCGTTTAAAGCAGTTTCTTTCCGAAAATGTTGAGGGAACCGATGATGAAGCTAATGACCGAATGGCGAACCTCAGGTCCCAGTTGGAATTGGCGGAAATGGAGAAGTCCGAGCTAGAGACCCGGGCTCGGAGCCTTGAAAGTGAACTTGGCCGGTTGAACCCTATGATCGTGCAGGGGCAGTCGGCAGACGCCTACCAGAACAGAATAAGCGCCCTCGAAGAACAGTTAGATAATCTGCGCCTCAAATACCACGACACCTATCCAGACATCGTTATCCTGCGCGAACAGCTTGCGGAGCTGCGCAAACAACGGACAAGGGCAATTGAGCAAGGCGAGCCGACCCAATCGCTTGCGGGGGAAGCCGTGGCCAATCCTGTTTATCAGGAAATTCAGTCTGAGCTCTCGTCGACACGGGCAAATATACAAACCGTGAATACCCGGATCCTGTCTTACCGTCGTCTGCTCGAGGAGCAGGCTGATCGCATGGAGAGAATCCAGGGCAACAATGCTCAGTACGCCGAGCTCACTCGAGATATGGAGGTCAATAAAGAAATATACGATGACCTTTTGAAGCGGCGAGAGAGAGCCCGGGTGTCCATGCATCTTGATGTTGAGGGCCAGGGCCTGAATTATCGGATTACCGAGAAGGCCCAATTTCCGCTGTCTGCGACCGGGCCTCAATTCTCCATGTTTGCGGTAGCGGGAATCTTTTTGGGCTTGGCCGCACCTTTTGGCTTGATTGCCGGCCTCCTGCAAATCGATCCCAGAGTCAGGGCGAGGGAGCAGTTGGAGGAAGACGTAGACATCCCTGTTCTTGTCCAGTTACCGGAGATCAAAACACCTTTTGAAAAACGGCGTGACAGCCGCGTGACCGTGATGGTCGGCTTGTTGGCCGTCGTTGCGGTTGTCGCATACTTGGCTGTGGCTATCGCGGGAATGATGGGAGTGATCGGATGA
- a CDS encoding P-loop NTPase family protein, giving the protein MLVPSSLELGPGAVDRYVISKQIVRMQETRRLSPDEMDERRIVYPESNNRALVNRFRDLRTRLLEKSGGNNFTMVVSGTKAGAGASFVALNLGAAFAFDQAKTAVIIDCNLREPSLHSTLDVLPEAGLTDFLDEPDLDISRILYPTGIPRLRLIPAGSRRENPGEFFTSFRMKQFLMAVRRRYPDRFIILDTAPVTESPDARILSEICDYAMLVVPHGGVTPSLVEDAAAAFNPKKFVGAVING; this is encoded by the coding sequence ATGCTTGTTCCCAGCTCTTTGGAGTTAGGCCCGGGGGCTGTCGATCGCTATGTCATCAGCAAACAGATCGTTCGGATGCAGGAAACTCGCAGACTTTCCCCGGACGAAATGGATGAGCGGCGTATAGTCTATCCAGAATCCAACAACCGGGCCTTGGTCAACCGGTTCCGCGATTTGCGCACGCGTCTGCTCGAGAAATCTGGCGGTAATAATTTTACGATGGTTGTCAGCGGAACAAAGGCTGGAGCTGGAGCATCTTTTGTCGCGTTGAATTTGGGAGCTGCGTTTGCCTTCGATCAGGCCAAGACCGCGGTCATTATTGACTGCAACCTCCGGGAGCCGTCCCTTCACTCGACACTCGACGTTTTGCCTGAGGCCGGACTCACTGATTTTCTGGACGAGCCTGATCTGGATATCTCCAGAATCCTCTACCCAACGGGCATACCTCGGCTTCGCCTTATCCCCGCAGGCAGCCGCCGGGAAAACCCGGGGGAATTCTTTACGTCATTTCGCATGAAGCAGTTTCTTATGGCTGTTCGGAGACGGTATCCCGATCGTTTCATTATCCTCGACACCGCACCGGTGACCGAGTCTCCGGATGCGCGGATATTATCTGAAATCTGTGACTACGCGATGCTAGTGGTGCCGCACGGAGGCGTTACACCAAGCCTGGTCGAAGATGCCGCAGCGGCGTTCAATCCGAAAAAATTTGTCGGGGCGGTGATCAATGGGTAA
- a CDS encoding porin family protein, with translation MGKPLIRLGGIGFVPALLLYFTVPAGIAIAAPVNVSLGFDSRLTNNARKSFQDEEVDVESRLLLGIGHSSDTGRCNSDLLAQARYEYWLDETFDPETVGYVNFIADCSLGSNVVWRIEDYLDDVLQSSQSAGTPDDRSQKNIFRTGPIATFRLTSVDDLVLSAFYENTEYREPSFTDGERYTANIGWNHAFSQSFTAGLGASAERASLDTDEEIDKITVSVPITKEWAATRIAGSIGYSQLETSFVDRVQESDGVVGSFSLLRDINPTSTLSIEASRELTDQTSDFDVRFGEVIFDLEETSAVEVSAIQVKLEKRFGAGSSLAGVLFANQTDYLDIGNQETGEGARIEYIQPITRQMDARFEGTYDARSYTVDETEDQGFRGVAGIDFRLNSQLEMISQFGFERRTSDVETRGYDEAWFLFGLEYNL, from the coding sequence ATGGGTAAACCGCTAATTCGTTTGGGGGGCATTGGTTTTGTACCGGCCTTGCTGCTGTATTTCACGGTTCCGGCAGGTATAGCGATCGCTGCCCCTGTAAACGTATCACTGGGTTTCGATTCCAGGTTGACGAATAACGCCCGAAAAAGTTTTCAGGACGAGGAAGTCGATGTTGAATCTCGATTGCTATTGGGCATAGGCCATAGCTCGGACACGGGGCGGTGCAATTCAGACCTTCTTGCCCAGGCTCGTTACGAGTACTGGCTCGATGAGACTTTTGATCCTGAGACAGTGGGTTATGTAAATTTTATTGCCGACTGCAGTCTTGGGAGCAATGTCGTTTGGCGTATCGAAGACTATCTCGATGACGTACTCCAGAGTAGCCAGTCTGCCGGTACACCGGATGATCGTAGCCAAAAGAACATCTTTCGCACCGGGCCAATCGCCACCTTCAGGCTGACCTCAGTCGATGATCTGGTCTTATCTGCGTTCTACGAAAATACGGAGTACAGAGAACCTTCGTTCACCGATGGGGAAAGGTACACCGCCAACATTGGTTGGAATCACGCGTTCAGCCAATCCTTCACTGCTGGCCTTGGCGCCAGTGCCGAACGTGCAAGTCTCGATACTGATGAAGAAATCGACAAAATCACGGTTTCGGTTCCCATCACAAAGGAGTGGGCAGCCACCCGGATAGCCGGATCGATAGGATACAGCCAGCTAGAGACCTCTTTTGTTGATCGCGTACAGGAAAGTGATGGAGTCGTCGGAAGCTTCAGTTTACTCAGGGATATTAATCCGACCTCAACTCTATCGATTGAGGCGAGCAGGGAGTTGACGGACCAAACATCAGACTTTGACGTTCGTTTTGGCGAGGTCATTTTTGACCTCGAGGAAACGAGTGCCGTTGAAGTGTCCGCGATACAGGTCAAACTGGAAAAACGTTTCGGGGCAGGCTCTTCGCTTGCGGGCGTTTTGTTCGCCAATCAGACCGATTACCTTGATATTGGTAACCAGGAAACCGGGGAAGGCGCACGAATTGAATATATACAGCCCATCACACGACAGATGGACGCCCGATTTGAAGGCACCTATGACGCTAGAAGCTATACCGTGGACGAGACAGAGGATCAGGGGTTTCGGGGCGTAGCAGGCATTGATTTCCGCTTGAACAGTCAACTGGAAATGATCAGCCAGTTTGGATTCGAACGACGTACAAGTGATGTCGAAACTCGTGGATATGATGAAGCTTGGTTCCTGTTCGGACTGGAATATAACCTCTAA
- a CDS encoding XrtA system polysaccharide deacetylase — protein sequence MDIKNALTIDVEDYFQVAALAEAVERSDWPKMEYRVESNTDRLLELFERFDTKATFFVLGWVAERSPGLVRRIQQAGHEIASHGYSHQLVYSQTEKVFREETRKSKTILEDITGAFVSGYRAASYSITAKSRWALDVLCDEGFTWDSSIFPVHHDRYGMPGTPFTPYRLQAPNGGQLTEFPLSTCAIGNYRLPIAGGGYFRLFPYWLSRWGLGQINRLGQPFIFYLHPWEIDPSQPRLAVKALSRFRHYNNLERCYGRLERLLGDFSFAPVSSVLSDSTIPLEPIAV from the coding sequence ATGGATATAAAGAATGCGCTCACTATTGATGTTGAGGATTATTTTCAGGTTGCCGCTTTGGCGGAAGCTGTTGAACGCAGTGACTGGCCAAAGATGGAGTACCGGGTTGAATCAAACACCGATCGCCTGCTTGAACTTTTCGAACGTTTTGATACCAAAGCAACCTTTTTCGTTCTTGGATGGGTAGCTGAACGTTCGCCAGGTCTTGTTCGGCGGATACAGCAAGCCGGGCACGAAATTGCGAGCCACGGATACAGTCATCAGCTGGTTTACTCCCAGACAGAAAAGGTTTTTCGTGAGGAAACTAGGAAATCCAAGACCATACTGGAGGATATAACCGGCGCTTTCGTTAGCGGTTATAGGGCCGCCAGTTATTCCATCACGGCGAAGTCGCGCTGGGCGCTTGATGTGCTGTGTGATGAAGGGTTTACCTGGGATTCTTCGATTTTTCCTGTCCACCATGATCGTTACGGTATGCCCGGAACTCCCTTCACTCCGTATCGACTTCAGGCACCGAACGGTGGCCAATTAACGGAATTTCCTCTCTCAACCTGCGCTATTGGTAACTATCGCTTACCGATAGCCGGTGGTGGCTATTTTCGGCTGTTTCCGTATTGGTTGAGTCGATGGGGGCTAGGCCAAATCAACAGGCTCGGACAGCCATTTATCTTCTATTTACACCCCTGGGAGATCGACCCGTCTCAACCAAGGCTGGCAGTTAAGGCGCTATCGCGTTTCAGGCACTATAACAACCTCGAGCGTTGCTATGGTCGACTGGAGCGGTTATTGGGAGACTTCAGCTTCGCTCCGGTTTCGTCGGTGTTGTCAGATTCAACCATTCCCCTAGAGCCAATTGCCGTCTGA
- a CDS encoding FemAB family XrtA/PEP-CTERM system-associated protein translates to MMGKCVQLESASIPCEDLESRLSLLQKENKRLSRLVDEARKSMAPADELLCELQRNIKQIKSLKKRVKKTQNRTVEKPWSPPQIVVPPAIRDRDLAESVEVGIANHDHSGAIEQYVASHPAGSIWHLPAVTSFIESTYRHKVRYFFAADKSDQIVGVLPVVQLKSALFGNFMLSVPYFNYGGILSENRDVAQKLILAAESWRVAEQSEHIELRHLAESGLGLRKRSHKVTFWLPIPDDVADLWRSFKPKLRAQIRRGQRDLNDLSIGGLELLDEFYRVFAINMRDLGTPVYGRHFFHNLLDSLGDKAWLVIGRIDGQAVTCALLTGFGDRMEIPWASSLRQVGQTGANMAMYWRILEFAGQQGYRYFDFGRCSPESGTYNFKRQWGAQEIPMHWDYVVPDTGGLPALNPDNPKFKLLIQVWKRLPLWVTKCVGPKIVKSLP, encoded by the coding sequence ATGATGGGAAAGTGTGTGCAATTGGAGAGTGCATCAATTCCTTGCGAGGACTTGGAATCACGTCTTTCGCTCCTCCAGAAGGAGAACAAGCGGCTTAGCCGGTTGGTTGATGAGGCCCGAAAGTCGATGGCGCCCGCTGACGAACTGCTTTGCGAGTTGCAGAGAAATATCAAGCAAATTAAATCTCTTAAAAAACGTGTAAAAAAGACACAAAACCGGACTGTTGAGAAGCCTTGGTCTCCGCCGCAAATTGTTGTTCCTCCCGCAATCCGCGATCGTGATCTTGCAGAATCTGTAGAGGTTGGAATTGCAAATCACGATCATTCGGGTGCTATTGAGCAGTATGTGGCTAGTCACCCGGCGGGATCTATATGGCATCTTCCTGCTGTTACGTCGTTCATTGAGTCAACTTATCGACATAAAGTGCGCTATTTTTTCGCCGCCGATAAAAGTGATCAAATCGTCGGAGTCCTCCCGGTTGTTCAGTTGAAGAGCGCGTTGTTCGGAAATTTTATGTTGTCTGTTCCGTACTTTAACTACGGGGGAATATTGTCAGAAAACCGAGATGTTGCGCAGAAGCTAATCTTGGCTGCTGAGTCCTGGCGAGTAGCCGAGCAGTCTGAGCATATAGAGTTGCGCCATTTGGCAGAGAGTGGGCTAGGTCTTCGTAAACGTAGTCATAAGGTTACGTTCTGGCTGCCAATACCCGATGATGTTGCGGACCTTTGGCGGAGTTTCAAACCTAAGCTGAGAGCGCAAATCCGCCGTGGCCAAAGGGATTTAAACGACTTAAGTATCGGTGGATTAGAATTGCTGGATGAATTTTATCGGGTGTTTGCAATCAACATGCGCGATTTGGGAACGCCGGTCTATGGTAGACATTTTTTCCACAATCTTCTTGATAGTCTTGGTGACAAAGCTTGGCTGGTTATTGGCAGGATTGATGGTCAGGCCGTCACCTGTGCATTACTGACGGGTTTTGGCGACAGAATGGAGATTCCATGGGCATCCAGTCTTCGCCAGGTAGGCCAGACCGGTGCAAATATGGCTATGTATTGGCGCATCCTTGAGTTTGCCGGACAGCAGGGATATCGCTATTTTGATTTTGGTCGTTGTTCGCCCGAATCTGGAACATACAATTTCAAAAGGCAGTGGGGGGCTCAGGAGATCCCTATGCACTGGGATTACGTTGTGCCAGATACCGGCGGTTTGCCGGCATTAAATCCAGATAACCCTAAATTCAAGTTGCTTATACAAGTTTGGAAGCGTCTGCCGCTCTGGGTCACAAAGTGCGTTGGTCCAAAAATCGTGAAGTCATTACCCTAA
- a CDS encoding glycosyltransferase family 4 protein, translated as MKEYSQRTVLHLIDTTGPGGAETVFINLLRQFQNANQRNLVVLRGEGWVADKVRDIGIQPHIIDSKGSFNLNYIHTLRRVVSQENVSLIHSHLLGSNVYGALLALICRKPMIATFHGAVDVAAKERFLRAKFFCIGLGASRIVCVSKRLQQELTGRCKLPRSKLRLIYNGVDPDLFLGPPQKNLRTELGLGQDSILIVSVGNIRPAKGYEYLIDAALDMASREPKMHFVVVGHQRQELFEKLRKRAESSTGKQPNIHWLGFREDIREILLQADVFLLPSVSEGFSISTVEAMMAGTPVVATRSGGPEEIIADHQTGILVPIRNPKAINSALLELRNQDTKEKITRQAAEVAKEKFGLPNMLREYESLYRELLGYRAYDEKCRT; from the coding sequence ATGAAGGAGTATTCCCAGAGGACTGTTTTGCATCTCATCGATACCACAGGGCCGGGAGGAGCGGAGACCGTCTTTATCAACCTTCTTCGACAATTTCAGAATGCCAATCAGCGCAACCTCGTTGTATTGAGAGGTGAGGGTTGGGTTGCTGACAAAGTCCGTGACATTGGTATTCAGCCACATATTATCGACTCAAAGGGCAGCTTCAACCTCAATTACATTCATACCCTCAGAAGGGTTGTGTCGCAGGAAAACGTGAGCCTGATCCATTCGCATCTGCTTGGCTCCAATGTCTACGGCGCGCTGCTTGCGTTAATTTGCAGAAAACCCATGATTGCAACGTTCCATGGGGCGGTCGATGTTGCCGCGAAGGAGCGATTTCTCCGTGCTAAATTTTTCTGCATTGGCTTGGGAGCTTCGCGAATCGTCTGTGTATCGAAGCGACTTCAGCAAGAGCTTACAGGCCGATGCAAGCTTCCTAGGAGCAAGTTAAGGCTCATCTACAACGGTGTAGATCCTGATTTATTCCTCGGCCCCCCCCAGAAAAACCTTAGAACGGAATTGGGACTGGGCCAAGATTCCATCCTCATTGTATCGGTGGGGAATATTCGCCCTGCCAAAGGGTATGAATATCTGATTGATGCTGCCTTGGATATGGCTTCTCGCGAACCCAAAATGCATTTTGTGGTAGTCGGTCACCAACGACAGGAGTTATTCGAAAAACTTCGGAAGAGAGCGGAATCGTCTACCGGAAAGCAACCAAATATCCATTGGCTTGGTTTCCGAGAAGACATACGAGAGATTCTCCTGCAGGCCGATGTATTCCTGCTTCCTTCTGTATCGGAGGGGTTTTCGATATCAACAGTTGAAGCCATGATGGCAGGTACACCGGTGGTTGCAACTCGAAGTGGTGGGCCGGAGGAAATCATTGCCGATCATCAAACCGGGATACTTGTCCCCATCAGGAACCCGAAGGCGATTAACTCTGCATTACTGGAGTTAAGAAACCAGGATACCAAGGAGAAGATAACCCGACAGGCAGCCGAAGTGGCAAAGGAAAAATTCGGGCTCCCTAATATGTTGCGTGAATATGAGAGCCTTTACAGGGAACTCCTTGGGTACCGAGCCTATGATGAAAAGTGTCGCACTTAA
- a CDS encoding polysaccharide deacetylase family protein, with the protein MMKSVALKAANILAETGVFRFFCPQSVPVFMIHRMTTEDSNAVGRLSVNTLRRHLSYLRDNGFHVLSMGELWRFISEGQAVPPKSVAFTIDDGFSDHSDLAAKVFDEFGFVLNFFVITGFLDRKLWPWDDQLAFGLAHAKRRKAKLRLPSGDLYCIDLRVKTRGQQVRALRNCLKQECQSDVYPWLKSELFSELGVPFPEDIPADYAPMSWEDARALVRQGHGVYPHTYSHRILASLEPEEQLFEIRESFSRVSDEIGGPVRVFAYPTGRKSDYDSTAIDCLKRTEADMSFTTTPGYVKEGVNPYEIPRFSLPESHDQFKQIVNRFEAFKERIRAVRP; encoded by the coding sequence ATGATGAAAAGTGTCGCACTTAAAGCTGCCAATATACTTGCCGAAACCGGCGTTTTTCGTTTTTTTTGCCCACAGTCAGTACCGGTGTTCATGATTCATCGGATGACGACGGAAGATTCAAATGCAGTGGGTAGGTTGTCGGTAAATACATTACGGCGTCATTTGAGCTACTTGCGGGATAACGGGTTTCACGTTCTTTCAATGGGAGAACTGTGGCGATTTATCTCTGAAGGACAGGCAGTTCCGCCTAAGTCTGTGGCTTTTACAATAGATGATGGGTTTTCAGATCACTCGGACCTAGCCGCCAAGGTGTTCGACGAATTTGGGTTTGTTCTCAATTTTTTTGTTATTACTGGCTTCCTTGATAGGAAACTCTGGCCTTGGGACGACCAGCTTGCTTTTGGTTTGGCGCATGCAAAGCGAAGAAAAGCAAAGTTACGACTTCCATCAGGGGATTTGTACTGTATTGACCTGAGAGTGAAGACCCGAGGTCAGCAGGTCCGGGCGCTACGAAATTGTTTGAAACAGGAGTGCCAATCCGATGTTTACCCCTGGTTAAAGTCAGAGCTGTTCAGCGAGCTGGGCGTTCCGTTTCCTGAGGATATTCCTGCGGACTACGCCCCTATGTCTTGGGAAGACGCAAGAGCCCTGGTTCGACAAGGGCATGGCGTTTATCCCCACACATACTCACACAGAATCTTGGCATCACTGGAGCCTGAGGAACAGCTATTTGAAATCAGGGAGTCCTTTAGTCGAGTGAGTGACGAAATCGGTGGTCCGGTGAGAGTATTTGCCTATCCAACGGGACGAAAATCAGATTACGACTCAACCGCTATCGACTGTCTTAAACGCACAGAAGCGGATATGTCCTTCACTACCACTCCCGGGTACGTCAAGGAAGGTGTGAATCCTTATGAAATACCGAGATTTTCGTTACCTGAGAGCCACGATCAGTTCAAACAGATCGTAAACCGGTTCGAGGCATTTAAGGAACGGATTCGGGCTGTCAGGCCATAG
- a CDS encoding carboxylate--amine ligase: MEQAYVIILANGLNGLGAVRSAVHAGIKAYTLVANAKDLSAYSRYSRPFELIPRNPTVSEIKPILDRIRDVEGTPGVVLACSDPSAELIGQLKDMGYTAHHLIGPTSEATNILNDKRRECLVMESGGVTLPKTYYLLDEERPESYPVLIKPRSFREYEALGSKNLVLNDSREADEFREKFRDQLDKFIAQEIIPGADDNLWVCNVTFDLNQELSACFVFNRLGTMPSHYGVTSLAISRDNQILREECERIGKALGYTGPAMIEFKRDPRSGKYYYIETNPRLGMCNWFDTRCGINNVLASARVANGDPVDFQPQKNDRIYWNFFGDLIARLENREKILTIARLYLGLLRRHRVGAIFYWRDPLPALKYSWDTVQNVMIRVVRVIRKAMA, translated from the coding sequence ATGGAACAGGCCTATGTCATTATTCTCGCAAATGGCTTGAACGGTCTAGGCGCAGTGCGCTCAGCCGTACACGCGGGAATTAAGGCATATACGCTTGTCGCAAATGCGAAGGATTTATCCGCCTACAGCAGATACAGCAGGCCTTTTGAGCTTATCCCTAGAAATCCCACCGTTTCTGAAATCAAGCCAATATTGGACAGGATACGCGATGTTGAAGGAACGCCAGGAGTCGTTTTGGCTTGCTCGGATCCCTCAGCAGAGTTAATCGGTCAGCTGAAGGATATGGGCTACACAGCTCACCACCTTATCGGCCCAACCTCGGAAGCGACAAACATTCTCAATGACAAGAGGCGGGAATGCCTTGTCATGGAATCCGGTGGCGTTACGTTACCAAAGACTTACTATCTATTGGATGAAGAGCGCCCGGAATCATACCCTGTACTCATCAAGCCAAGATCGTTTCGCGAATATGAGGCCTTAGGCTCGAAGAACTTGGTCTTGAATGATTCGAGAGAGGCTGATGAGTTTAGAGAAAAGTTCAGGGACCAGCTGGACAAGTTCATCGCACAAGAAATCATTCCCGGCGCTGACGATAACCTCTGGGTCTGCAACGTAACTTTTGATTTGAACCAGGAATTAAGCGCTTGTTTTGTATTCAATCGGCTCGGCACTATGCCTTCTCATTACGGCGTGACATCACTGGCTATCAGCCGAGACAACCAAATTCTTCGAGAAGAGTGCGAACGCATCGGGAAGGCTCTTGGCTACACAGGCCCGGCGATGATTGAGTTCAAAAGAGACCCCAGATCGGGCAAATATTACTACATTGAGACAAATCCCCGCCTCGGTATGTGTAATTGGTTCGATACACGCTGTGGCATCAATAACGTTCTGGCATCGGCCCGAGTTGCCAATGGCGACCCGGTTGATTTCCAGCCACAAAAAAATGATCGAATCTACTGGAATTTCTTCGGAGACCTCATCGCCCGGTTAGAAAATCGTGAGAAGATTCTTACCATAGCAAGGCTTTATCTCGGGTTACTCAGACGTCACCGGGTTGGCGCTATTTTCTACTGGAGAGACCCCCTTCCGGCACTCAAGTATTCTTGGGACACGGTTCAAAATGTCATGATCCGGGTAGTCAGAGTAATCCGTAAGGCTATGGCCTGA